Below is a genomic region from Rosa chinensis cultivar Old Blush chromosome 5, RchiOBHm-V2, whole genome shotgun sequence.
AAAGCCATCACTGCCGCTCCTCACATATCTCACCTCCCATTTCTCATCCACTCGTTCTTACCAAAGTTAATCCCAGAATGAGAAGATTTCCGTCTCAACCATCACCATAAGGGCCAAGGTAATCAATATATAATATAGATAAATGTATATTAATTTAAATTCCTATTTCGATCAGAATGATAAGGAATAAATAAATCCACCCGAATCTCTTTTACCTCCGATCCACTCACGGTATCGAATGATTAGTCCAATAAAATTTGACTTATCCATCCTACAAACATATCCAAACAAATTTGgcctttcaatttttatttatccTTATTGGTTGGTACACTTTTTCTCGTGCATCGATTTTTCGGCGGAACCAGGATTTATAGTTTGGGGGGTCGAGAATAAtatagagttttaattaacaTAATTACATAATTATGAGGTTCAATTAATATTTCTATCTCATCAtctcaacccccccccccccccaaaaaaaaaaaaaaaaactataaatcctggttccgccaaAAAATCGATGCACGAGAAAAAGTACCAACCGAAGAggataaataaaaattgaaaggcCAAATTTGTTTGGATATGTTTGTAGGATGGATAAGTCAAATTTTATTGGACTAATCATTCGATACCCCGAGTGGATCGGAGGTAAAAGAGATTCGGATGGATTTATTTATTCCTTATCCTTCTTATCGAAATAGGAATTTAAATTAATATACATTTATCTATATTATATATTGATTACCTTGGCCCTTATGGTGACAGTTGAGACGGAAATCTTCTCCTTCTGGGATTAACTTTGGTAAGAACGAGCGGATGAGAAATGGGAGGTGAGATATGTGAGGAGAGGACGTGAGGAGTGGATGTGAGGAGTGGCAATGATGGCTTTGCTAGCGTTTTTAACCAAAAACCCTAGTTGTAATTTCGGCCTTGAGATGCAGTATGTGGAACGTGGGCCATAGTCCAGGTGAAACCGTGAAAGCATAAAACTGATCCATTTAcagtttttctgttttctttcttcttctttcttttttttggcaaggtgttttctttcatttttgatcCTTCAATTCTGTTTTCACCTATGCAATGAAATCAGAATTGCGCCCTATTGGTAATAAATAGTCAATTTTGTCCTTAGCAgaaatttttgtctttcatttggATGTTGGGATTGTAACTACGAGTTTGAGATGGCGAAAAACTACCTATAACCTATAGGTATTCATATATCACCATCAAATTTTATTTCATCGTCTCAATTTCACCCTATCAATAATAAGTAgatcaatttctttttcccctcgTCATAAAATCTGCAAATGAAACTAGCTCTTACGACAAGTTATTTTTTTACCGTGTGGTCATGTAGGTAggtaagaaataaaaaaatcacgACTTTAATTGTAAAGTATAGAAAATTCAACACCTGATCTAACGCACAATTCCCTACCCTAGGCTTTATTTGGTTCGCCCAAAGGAAAACAATATCTTTGTCTTTGGGATGGGAAATTAAAGTGCCTATTCGGTAATGTTttcaacaacatatttttaaaattatttttttaaaataaaaaagagaactAGAGAATGCATTTTCCAAATTAAAAATGTGTTCGACCATCAAATCTTAAAAAATCATTTCTTAACTTTTTCCATTACATCAGAACCCCAtcttcacaaacaacacagACTTCAAGGAGCCTTTGATACCAAGACCACCAATAATCATACAACAGTTCTCAATCTCAGAACATTTCAATTCCCATTTATTAACTTTTTTAAATGATTTAATTAGAAccatatatatttgtgattacCATAatttaaaagggaaaaaaaagaagcctGATTAATTGATGTGAATTTTATGTAACAACTACAGCAACCCACAACTAAAGAGCAGTGACTAATAAGAGATCTGATGCAGTCAGCATTAAGCAGTAATTAAGAATGCATTGGATGCGGCTAATTAAGAGAAGCAGTATCCATCGCATTCTTCCTAGTTAAAAGTAGGAGCTGCATGAAACGAATTTTTTCATGCCAAAAAATTGAAAGGTAGGTCAGAAACAACATGTTAAGATCAAATTCTGGGCCCTACCTAGACAAAAAAACAAGTGAGACCAGATTTGTAAGTTGTAACCAATATAAAGCTGAGTTTAAACTTCCTGCCATTTCCCAGCTCTCACCAAAATGTAAAATTATGTAGTGTGTTAATCTCTGTGTAAAGCATCGTCCAGCTCCACATCCATGCCGATCCGGTTCTTGATTGAGGTGCTGGCGTGTAGAGTTGTATCGTATTTTCTCTGTATCTCCTTGAATCtctcaacatcaaagttctGCTTCTTGATAAGTTTCCTCTGCTTCCGGAGAAAAAGTCTCTTCATCAAGTCTTGGTAAGTCGGATCTCTTGAAGTAATCAAAAAGTACGCATAGCCTATGCCAATGCAAGTTGTTGTGGTGAAATACGCAAGTGGCTCAACCACATCCCATGAGAAATCCCAATATGTCATCCTGAAAAAGAGGGCGAGCTGTGTTGTAATCAACCCCAGGCCGCCCCAGAGTACACGCCGGACATGCCTATGTGCCAAAATATCAAtttctatcttcttctcctGCATCTTCTTTAACTCTTCCCACACAGGGTCATTATCAGGAGTCAGAGCCAGGGGTACTGCTCTTCTAACCAGATCCACAACCTGAACATTCAACAATGCAAAGAAGTTGTATGAGTCAACCTAATCAAAAGCACTTGAATAGATGCAGTTGACTTTGGGAAAATCTCATAACAAAATCTTAATTCTTTACTAGACCACAACATGGCATGCATGGATGATGCAAACAAGTTATGATCGGAATGCTGCATTTGACTGGTAGAAGTTGGCATTTCCTTATCAACTACAGATCACATTGGGAATAACTAGAACACTCGTTTATGGTGACCTGAAGAAGATACACAGTAGCAGAGTGCATAAAATATGTTAATCTTtggcaaaaaagaagaaggtgaaaTCACTTTTCAGAGAATATTGAATGAATAACCAGCGACTGTGGGTATACTGCAGCCCTGAAGCGGGAGCAAAGAGGAAATAAAAAAGATGCTATCCAAAACCAAATACTAATAACAACAAAAGAGGACAGGATCTAATACATTTGAATTTCTGAACACATAAAACTGCCACAGTATATTAACATAAAATTCCAAATTCACCATGACAAATAAAGAACATTAGAAGCCAAAAGGCACTAGATTCTAAACACAAAAAAGATTATAGAATTGAATGTTGCAGTTGGATTGCTGGATATAAAATATACTTGGATTTGAAGTaaattcctttgtttttttggATAAATTGGCAAGTCCAAATGCAACCTTGGTTTGCAAGGCGATATTAATGCACTATGTATttggaaaatttccaaattccTCATTAACATGGCCTGAGATATAGCAGATAAAGAGAATGTACACACAGCAGCAGCAATTTCATGAAGTAATAGACAAATGTAGAATTGCTAGGGCTATTTATAAAGAAAAACAGAACTTTGATCGCCTGGAAAACAATTCAACAGTCAAGACATGTTCTACATGTCTGGTTGGAAGAACTAGGAATCTTTAATCACCACATAAAACATAGATATATGAATAACCGAGTAAGAAGCATTAGAAAAGAACAGGTTGCTGGTGCAGGACTCTACCCTAGTTTTGATGCAGGCAAACCAAGTAACCTCCTTTTGTATTGTGATATTGCTTTTCTTTTCGAGTCCATAAATAAGACCCAACACGAATTAGGACAAATGCCCTATTGAGCATCTCCTCCTACAGccatcaaaagaaaaaatctacTACAGTTTATGATGTGTGTTTAGTTAAAATTCCTCCTGCTCTAAAAGGATAAAGAGACCCACAGGGTCCTAAACCTTACACatccagcaacaaaaactaaaaaggtTAAGGAATAACGATTGAAGAGGGACCAGCCACAAAGGCATCAATattttttaatcacaaaaggtatATATTCTCATTCACTCATGAAACAGAAAGGAATTAAAACCACAACCTCCATCCCTATAAGTttaagcaacaagaagaagaacaagttaAAGAAGGCATACCCTATCAGGATGAAGCAGAACCTTATCCCTGAAGAGAAGGATGACTCCAGCCTCATCGAGCACCCTAGCAAAAGTAGCAGCCTCATCCCGAGATCTAGCCACACCAATGCTCTGACAAGCCTCAAGCAACTCAGAATAAGGAATGGCCTCTTTCCCTTCTGTCCCAAGCTTAGTCTTCAAAGCCTCCACATTCACAAGCCTCATAAGCCTCTTGGCCTCCCCAAAACTTATGGGCATTCCTCCCAAACCTGCACCTTTACTGATATTCTCACCCTCCCCATTGACATCCCCACCAGAAGAAGCAAACCCAGCCCTTCTCTGAAACTTCCCAGGAGAATTCAAAAACCCACATTGTTCCTCATCGTTCCCAAAACGCCTCAAACCAAACACAGCACATGGGTTTGGGCTTCTGGGTCCTCCATGGTGCACCAAATCCCTGAGCACAACACTGGCTGTTCTCCACCCACTCCTCCACATATTGaccaaagatcaaaactttactATCTGGGTCGCTCTCTAAACACCCTATATATCAATACCCATCTATCAATTCCTCTACAATTTGGGATTTTTAACCttccacaccaaaaaaaaaaaaattgaaagaacgAAGAAAAAGCAAGAAACTTTGAGCAATGGGGATGACAATAGAAACACTAGTATTATAATAAAGAAGGTGGACGAGGAAACAAAGGCAAAATTCACTGTAGGTTACAAGGCAAGGAAGCAAAGCCGGACCGCCAACTCCGTTGGTTCATATGTTTCTGACCCTCCAATGAAAAACGcaaaattttttgtttattttttgggttttaaaTATAGTATTCAAACGTTTCAACTAACAGCCAAGGCTTCTCCCACACACACCAAACACCATTGAGACACTGAAAAAAAATTGACTTTGACAGTTTGACCTTTCTCTCTTTTAAATACAAATCAAAATCGAATTGATTTGAATGGGGTAGAGGAGCTGCAAATATATATGGGAAGTTAATATTTTGATCTGGGAAAAGTTGGTGAGAATTTTATGCACACTCGTTAACGCGTCTCGACATCGTTATCCACTTACCAAGTTCGTGCCTTGTTCCTTtcctttttctgggttttggattcaCTTGGTCACTGTATTACAATATTTGGAGGAATCTACGTAGGGCCATTCGGGACCGaccttccttttttttgtttattggtttttgGGGACTAACTTTCCTCTTTTTAACCTCTTTTACTTTCCAACTGCTTTCCCCCAACTAGCAACAGCTTGTTTTACTTTGACCGCACCAATCCAAAAGGAGGAGAAGGAATCAACAGATCATACTTTTGATTCTGATTGTTGCTTGCCGCACAAGGGTTATGGACTTGAGCTCAACCAGCTTGAGCCTAGGTAGATAAGACTTAATAGCATAGTGTCAGCGGAATAGGCAAACAGCAATCACAAGTATCATACCGATACCTTTCAGTACGTGTCTTTGTTCCacaaagataaaataaaaaaagtaagtAATTAAAAAGTTGGTCGATAAACAAGATCAAGTATTTGATTCTTTGGTTTGTGGTACATTGTTGAGTTGATAAGGAATCAAGACAGGGTTCTGGTTATAATATAAACATTGACATGGTTCTATGTACTAAAATCTGAATCGGACACTCGATTTTGTTACTTTCCAATATTCatttttttgacttttcaagaACCGACTCCTCGATCAGTTCAATTCATTTTCTTCATGACTCATTCTTTCCTCGAGTCCAAGTCGCAAACATGTGCTCACCTCATAAAAGATGACTCATCATACAACCCACATCAGGGTTTGTTCTCTTCTCTTGGAAACTCACACCCATGCATTCCCCTTTTGTCCCTTTGAAAGTTGCAAAACCAAATCTTTAACTGGAAAGCGAAAGTTGTGACAGAAATCTATGTACCATCAGATTCAAATATCACTCAAATGCTGATTGCAAACCCATGAAAAAATTAACAACAATTATCCACATCTATTGGTTGTTATATTCACCTATCATTTTCGATCAAGAAACAAGGAGGGAAAAGGACATACATTTGACAATGTACAGTGGGTAAGTCAAATTCCCATCTTTGAATCACTAGCTAGGATCACTGACTGTGTATGGTCTTCTGTGTGCCCTTTGAAACTGTTTTGATCAAACCTTTGGCAATCttccaaaaccaaaacagaTTCATGATTGCCAACACA
It encodes:
- the LOC112164563 gene encoding calcium uniporter protein 5, mitochondrial; translated protein: MWRSGWRTASVVLRDLVHHGGPRSPNPCAVFGLRRFGNDEEQCGFLNSPGKFQRRAGFASSGGDVNGEGENISKGAGLGGMPISFGEAKRLMRLVNVEALKTKLGTEGKEAIPYSELLEACQSIGVARSRDEAATFARVLDEAGVILLFRDKVLLHPDRVVDLVRRAVPLALTPDNDPVWEELKKMQEKKIEIDILAHRHVRRVLWGGLGLITTQLALFFRMTYWDFSWDVVEPLAYFTTTTCIGIGYAYFLITSRDPTYQDLMKRLFLRKQRKLIKKQNFDVERFKEIQRKYDTTLHASTSIKNRIGMDVELDDALHRD